In a single window of the Terriglobus roseus genome:
- a CDS encoding prephenate dehydratase translates to MKIAIQGEPGSNSHMATEQMLGKVSLVPCALSVEVFEKLARTHEADAAVLPIENSLHGAVADHSDLVLQHGVVIVAELSLRIRHALMTVPGIVLSDVRRVLSHPVALSQCRRFFARHPGVQAVPFYDTAGAVKHLMATRQKDAAAIAAPHAAHVYGADILARDLEDDPLNFTRFFLLARPEDAERLRPVGAAIDKLSLAFDLRHRPGSLVEALRRLAAEGADLTRIESRPVPGKPWEYIFFVDLRLPEPAAADRILETLRPVCAHVTELGRYAAHSLSYPQSS, encoded by the coding sequence GTGAAAATTGCTATTCAGGGTGAGCCCGGATCGAACAGTCACATGGCAACGGAACAAATGTTGGGCAAGGTTTCTCTGGTGCCCTGTGCGTTATCCGTGGAGGTGTTTGAAAAGCTCGCACGCACCCACGAGGCGGATGCTGCAGTTTTACCGATTGAGAACAGCCTGCACGGTGCCGTGGCAGACCACTCGGATCTCGTACTCCAGCATGGTGTGGTGATCGTCGCAGAGCTGTCGCTCCGTATTCGCCATGCGCTCATGACAGTGCCTGGAATTGTCTTGTCGGATGTCCGCCGGGTGCTGTCTCACCCCGTAGCGCTCTCCCAGTGCCGTCGTTTCTTCGCGCGGCATCCCGGGGTGCAGGCCGTTCCGTTCTACGACACGGCCGGTGCCGTAAAGCACTTAATGGCAACACGGCAAAAGGACGCGGCAGCTATCGCCGCGCCGCACGCCGCTCATGTCTACGGCGCGGATATCCTGGCGCGCGACCTGGAAGACGATCCGCTAAACTTCACCCGCTTCTTTCTGCTGGCCAGGCCTGAAGACGCCGAGCGCCTACGTCCCGTGGGAGCTGCGATCGACAAGCTGAGCCTTGCCTTCGACCTGCGCCACCGACCGGGGTCACTGGTGGAAGCGCTGCGCCGTCTCGCCGCCGAGGGAGCCGACCTCACCCGGATCGAATCGCGGCCTGTTCCCGGCAAACCGTGGGAATACATCTTCTTCGTGGACCTGCGCCTGCCGGAACCGGCTGCAGCTGACCGCATCCTGGAAACGCTTCGCCCGGTTTGTGCTCATGTGACTGAACTTGGGCGCTACGCCGCGCATTCGCTCTCCTATCCTCAGAGTTCCTAA
- a CDS encoding translocation/assembly module TamB domain-containing protein, which yields MALLDANTPPNDERKDTTPTAAKRRSALRIVAWVVGSLALLLVLLVVGLGFYSTTQDFQNRVRTTLISTLEDATGGKVDLTKVQFNLMHLAVEADGLVIHGLEGPDQAPYLSADRILVRVTLKSLFSHATDSKGAMKYITLSLLHVDKPQIHLIINKDGSTNQPVPKTKSTSNEPVLDTLLDLQASKVELANGVVLMNDKAIPFDLAARDLGVNVRYITKLDHYGIDIGISDLRTKMQQMPEAQSRLQIKAEVGRKLISLQNFSFDTGKTSHLDGNAHIENFDNPVWNVSLKGNVEVPQISVLSGFPGLTSGTVDLDISGHSCAVAPQVAQKQPRFWQRRHPDKNPGSTKTLPPSPECEKGYLLAGNAKLHQVGYRDQYVNIRDVNGGASLRVSPTELLFNAIALNLPAGGTIAGDMRIHNWLGEVPTDSAQTSATIVAGQKTVNATAQIANAKAPATGSLAIDTVGRAHAYVDVRLGNISLRTINEITEPAHYTDLGIDTAVNGPVHVEWGGTASDIASSVVVNADLKLAPQNLHRRGAAQNIPVNGTVKATYHGSNETVDIEKVEAHTPASNVQATGTLGVSTGDPLTKLNLIADFRDLSEFDSVLNAVGYESNGKKGSAALPVVLHGDAHFQGTASGPIKNLDVKGHLQANQLQAHLGSAGDIAIDSVVADAEYSASGVTVASSTIHRGTAVLNVSGAVKPHRIVKRGVVSYEFDDAAQVNMKVGLAEAQIHDVLEIAGQGTLPVTGIINVNANVIGTFGNLTGDGTVSLRNGVAYDQPYDAVNATVSVRGQEITASSLDVKGQGVEVSGNGGYNLTSKHLHAHLQGNDVRLSNLLAVKKSGTPVDGVLTFTADANGTVEQPGLTAHLALAGATYNKQAIGQLTADVHSERDNVFLTAHSDLLSTKLDVNGQVQLAGDYPMTAHATFSNLDVAPVLKLTGSNFDASSVIAGELNVTGPAKQPAKLNGSLVVNPLQIKTQGLQFASVEPVRATLSNGMARLENFHITGPETDLKASGSVQVFSADGKPLPQGGTINAQASGALDVAIAHRLNPQIVASGKIDLNVTATGTTAKPNLGGKVVFSNTNLAYDQVPNGLSNITGTASFTDDRLVMDNITATSGGGRIKVGGFVQFRNGLFADLTATATAVRVRYYGVSATMNATVRLQGSGDGATLGGNVLITRFGLAETFDFASVAGSAGDVSPPPDPDSLLNKIGLNIRVQSSPALDFQNSYAHIAGTVDLSVRGTLATPTILGKVTINDGSATFASTQYQLQRGQIYFNNPIRIDPVIDLDATARVENYDVTIGVHGTSKNFKLTYRSEPPLSQADIFNLLALGRTQEEAALNTQQLQQQGQDPTTNALLGGALNATVSNRVNKLFGGAGKVKIDPAYVGTLGTSSARITVEQQLTRQVTVTFATNVNSSAQQLIQLQYQLSDNKSIVATRDENGVFSMVYKIRKRYK from the coding sequence ATGGCTTTGCTGGACGCAAATACGCCGCCGAATGACGAGCGGAAAGACACCACACCAACGGCGGCCAAGAGGCGCAGCGCCCTGCGTATCGTCGCGTGGGTCGTTGGATCTCTTGCGCTGCTGCTGGTCTTGCTGGTCGTAGGTCTTGGCTTCTACTCCACGACGCAGGATTTTCAAAATCGCGTTCGCACGACGCTTATTTCAACGCTCGAAGACGCGACCGGCGGCAAGGTTGATCTGACAAAGGTGCAGTTCAACCTGATGCACCTTGCCGTTGAGGCAGATGGTCTCGTGATTCATGGTCTCGAAGGGCCGGACCAAGCGCCTTATCTGTCGGCGGATCGTATTCTTGTGCGCGTAACGCTGAAGAGCCTGTTCTCGCATGCGACAGATTCCAAGGGCGCGATGAAGTACATCACGCTGTCGCTGTTGCATGTGGATAAGCCGCAGATCCATCTCATCATCAACAAGGACGGCTCGACCAATCAGCCGGTCCCAAAGACGAAGAGTACAAGCAACGAACCGGTTCTTGATACGCTGCTGGACCTGCAGGCATCGAAAGTTGAACTGGCGAATGGCGTCGTTCTGATGAATGACAAGGCGATCCCGTTTGATCTCGCTGCGCGTGACCTCGGCGTGAACGTGCGTTACATCACCAAGCTCGATCATTACGGCATCGACATTGGCATCAGCGATCTGCGCACAAAGATGCAGCAGATGCCCGAAGCTCAGTCGCGCCTGCAGATCAAGGCGGAAGTAGGCCGCAAGCTCATCAGCTTGCAAAACTTCTCCTTCGATACCGGCAAGACGTCGCACCTGGACGGCAATGCTCACATTGAAAACTTCGATAACCCGGTCTGGAACGTCTCGCTGAAGGGCAATGTCGAGGTGCCGCAGATCTCTGTCCTGAGTGGCTTCCCGGGCTTGACATCCGGCACGGTTGACCTCGATATCTCGGGGCACTCCTGCGCAGTGGCTCCGCAAGTCGCGCAGAAGCAGCCGCGGTTCTGGCAGCGTCGCCATCCTGATAAGAATCCCGGCAGCACGAAGACTCTTCCTCCCAGTCCTGAGTGCGAAAAGGGCTATCTGCTTGCCGGCAATGCCAAGCTGCACCAGGTTGGATATCGCGATCAGTACGTGAATATCCGCGACGTCAACGGCGGCGCCTCGCTGCGTGTGTCGCCAACAGAGCTGCTTTTCAACGCCATCGCGCTGAACCTTCCCGCAGGCGGGACCATCGCGGGTGACATGCGCATCCACAACTGGCTTGGCGAAGTGCCGACCGATTCTGCGCAAACATCCGCTACGATCGTGGCGGGCCAGAAGACCGTAAATGCAACTGCCCAGATCGCCAATGCGAAGGCGCCTGCTACGGGTAGTCTTGCGATCGACACCGTTGGTCGAGCCCACGCCTACGTCGACGTGCGTCTGGGGAATATTTCGTTGCGAACCATCAACGAGATTACCGAGCCGGCCCACTACACCGACCTTGGTATCGATACAGCCGTGAACGGCCCCGTGCATGTCGAGTGGGGTGGCACGGCGAGCGATATTGCCAGCTCAGTCGTGGTGAATGCCGACCTGAAGTTGGCACCACAAAACCTACACCGTCGTGGTGCTGCACAGAACATTCCAGTCAACGGAACGGTAAAGGCGACGTATCACGGCTCAAATGAGACGGTCGACATCGAGAAGGTGGAAGCGCACACGCCAGCCAGTAACGTGCAAGCCACCGGCACGCTTGGTGTCAGCACCGGCGATCCGTTGACCAAGCTGAACCTGATCGCTGACTTCCGCGATCTCAGCGAATTTGATTCGGTCCTGAACGCTGTTGGTTATGAGAGCAACGGCAAGAAGGGCAGTGCCGCTCTGCCTGTTGTGCTGCATGGTGACGCACACTTCCAGGGGACGGCCTCCGGACCGATTAAGAATCTCGATGTCAAGGGGCATTTGCAGGCGAACCAACTGCAGGCTCATCTCGGCAGCGCCGGCGATATCGCAATCGACTCCGTCGTTGCCGATGCCGAATACTCCGCGTCCGGTGTGACCGTTGCGAGTTCCACGATCCATCGCGGCACTGCTGTATTGAACGTCTCCGGCGCGGTCAAGCCTCATCGCATCGTGAAGCGTGGCGTCGTGTCCTATGAGTTCGACGATGCAGCACAGGTCAATATGAAGGTCGGCCTGGCTGAGGCGCAGATCCACGATGTACTTGAGATCGCCGGACAGGGCACTTTGCCCGTCACCGGCATCATCAACGTCAATGCGAATGTTATTGGAACCTTCGGCAATCTAACGGGCGACGGTACGGTGTCGCTGCGCAACGGTGTGGCGTATGACCAGCCGTACGACGCGGTAAACGCGACCGTTTCCGTGCGTGGGCAAGAGATCACCGCCAGTTCGCTGGATGTGAAGGGACAGGGCGTTGAGGTCAGCGGAAACGGCGGCTATAACCTAACGTCGAAACACCTGCATGCGCATCTGCAAGGAAATGATGTTCGACTGTCGAACCTGCTGGCAGTGAAAAAGTCCGGGACGCCCGTCGATGGCGTGCTTACCTTTACGGCGGACGCAAATGGCACGGTGGAGCAGCCGGGACTTACGGCTCATCTTGCCCTTGCGGGCGCGACCTATAACAAGCAAGCTATTGGCCAGTTGACGGCAGACGTTCACAGCGAACGCGATAACGTCTTCCTGACTGCGCACAGCGATCTGCTGTCGACAAAGCTTGACGTCAACGGACAGGTGCAGCTCGCGGGCGACTACCCGATGACGGCGCACGCGACATTCAGCAATCTTGACGTCGCTCCCGTGCTGAAGCTTACCGGCTCAAACTTCGACGCCAGCTCGGTGATCGCGGGAGAGCTCAACGTCACAGGACCGGCAAAGCAGCCTGCGAAGCTGAATGGTTCGCTGGTCGTGAACCCCCTGCAGATCAAGACGCAGGGACTGCAGTTTGCTTCGGTCGAGCCCGTCCGGGCAACACTCAGCAACGGTATGGCGCGCCTTGAGAACTTCCACATCACGGGCCCCGAGACGGACCTGAAGGCATCAGGCTCCGTCCAGGTGTTCTCGGCCGACGGTAAGCCGCTGCCACAGGGCGGCACGATTAATGCCCAGGCAAGCGGCGCGCTGGATGTCGCGATCGCGCACCGCCTGAATCCGCAGATCGTGGCCTCTGGAAAAATCGACCTGAATGTGACGGCAACCGGTACGACAGCGAAGCCGAATCTAGGCGGAAAGGTCGTCTTCAGCAACACGAACCTGGCCTATGACCAGGTACCAAACGGGCTTTCGAACATTACGGGAACAGCGAGCTTCACAGATGACCGCCTGGTGATGGATAACATCACCGCGACGTCAGGTGGCGGCCGTATCAAGGTTGGCGGATTCGTCCAGTTCCGCAATGGCCTTTTCGCCGATCTGACTGCGACTGCGACGGCTGTGCGTGTGCGTTACTACGGCGTCTCTGCCACCATGAATGCAACCGTACGTCTGCAGGGTTCCGGTGACGGCGCTACGCTCGGCGGCAACGTACTGATTACGCGCTTCGGCCTGGCGGAGACTTTCGACTTTGCCTCGGTCGCAGGTAGCGCCGGTGACGTGTCGCCGCCGCCCGATCCCGACTCGCTGCTGAACAAGATCGGTCTCAACATTCGGGTGCAATCGTCGCCTGCGCTTGACTTCCAGAACAGCTACGCGCATATCGCGGGCACAGTTGATCTGTCGGTCCGGGGAACATTGGCTACGCCCACGATTCTGGGCAAGGTCACCATCAACGATGGTTCGGCTACCTTCGCAAGCACGCAATACCAGTTGCAACGTGGCCAGATCTACTTCAATAACCCGATCCGAATCGATCCCGTGATCGACCTGGACGCTACGGCACGCGTGGAGAACTATGACGTCACCATCGGTGTGCATGGGACGTCGAAGAACTTCAAGCTGACGTACCGGTCGGAACCGCCGTTGTCGCAAGCCGACATCTTTAACCTGCTGGCCCTGGGCCGCACCCAGGAAGAGGCTGCATTGAACACGCAGCAGCTACAGCAGCAGGGGCAGGATCCGACTACGAACGCGCTGCTTGGCGGTGCCCTGAACGCTACAGTGTCAAACCGCGTAAACAAGCTGTTTGGCGGTGCAGGGAAGGTCAAGATCGACCCTGCCTACGTCGGAACGCTGGGTACATCGTCGGCGCGCATCACGGTGGAGCAGCAATTGACGCGTCAGGTGACAGTCACCTTCGCGACCAATGTGAACTCGTCGGCTCAGCAATTGATCCAGCTGCAGTACCAATTGAGCGACAACAAATCGATTGTTGCGACTCGTGATGAAAATGGTGTCTTCTCGATGGTCTACAAAATACGTAAACGCTATAAGTAA
- the lon gene encoding endopeptidase La, whose product MPNDFVSVIQPTASDPDRKRSTRALPVLPVRDTVLFPHAVLPLTVGRDSSIQLIQSLGEEKTILVVAQRDARQDSPESNELHQYGTLATIHKVVKMPNQSLFVFTEGTERIKLGEFEQSTPFLTANYETIPDVDPGKTPELEALQRNVVSQFQQVVTASPTLSDDLQTIALNIEEPGRLADFVSSSLPFLTTVDKQDLLETTDVAARMERLNQHLVKELEVQQLRSKIQNEVQDAVQQSQREYYLREQMKAISKELGEGDDSNKHITELREKIEAAGMPEDTKKEALKELNRLQRMNPAQPDYGMARTYIEWLAALPWAKSSGKEVDIKEASDFLDEDHYGLQKVKDRILDYLSVRRLKPDMKGPILCFVGPPGVGKTSLGKSIARALGRKFARISLGGMHDEAEIRGHRRTYIGAMPGQIIQNLKRVETNDPVFMLDEIDKLGRDFRGDPASALLETLDPAQNGTFRDNYLDQPFDLSKVLFICTANQLDPIPAPLLDRMEIIELTGYTEEEKVNIAERYLVPRQIRENGIEPVTAPKDEAKHKEGGVPESQLPEPVAGEPRIIFPKESLGIIARHYTREAGVRKLEQLIGTVCRKQARRIAEGSTEPLIVTDEIIHQFLGGYKVRVDTEIAERTKRSGVAVGLAWTPVGGDVLFIEANKMKGKGKLDRTGQLGDVMKESVHAAYTWIRSNAEMLGIDEKVFEELDIHVHVPAGAIPKDGPSAGVTMATALVSLLTDRPVRPLLAMTGEITLSGNVLPVGGIKEKFLAAKRAGVKDVILPIDVKANVDEDLTADQIEGITIHYASRIEDVLAVALPHTLKDAAQDEQLREELITTAA is encoded by the coding sequence ATGCCAAACGATTTCGTCAGCGTGATTCAGCCCACCGCCTCTGATCCGGACCGTAAGCGCAGCACACGCGCTCTGCCCGTTCTGCCGGTGCGCGACACCGTGCTGTTTCCCCACGCCGTTCTGCCGCTGACCGTTGGCCGCGACAGCTCCATTCAACTCATTCAGTCGCTGGGCGAGGAGAAGACGATTCTCGTCGTTGCGCAGCGTGATGCTCGCCAGGACTCACCCGAATCGAACGAGCTGCACCAGTACGGAACGCTCGCGACCATTCACAAGGTCGTGAAGATGCCGAACCAGTCGCTCTTCGTCTTCACGGAAGGCACGGAGCGCATCAAGCTGGGTGAGTTCGAGCAAAGCACGCCTTTCCTCACGGCAAACTACGAGACCATCCCTGACGTCGACCCGGGTAAGACTCCGGAACTCGAGGCTTTGCAGCGCAACGTCGTATCGCAGTTCCAGCAGGTCGTCACCGCTTCGCCGACTCTATCCGATGATCTGCAGACCATCGCGCTCAACATCGAGGAGCCGGGTCGGCTTGCCGACTTCGTCAGTTCGTCCTTGCCATTCCTCACCACCGTCGATAAGCAGGATCTGCTGGAGACCACGGATGTCGCCGCACGCATGGAGCGCCTGAACCAGCACCTGGTGAAGGAGCTTGAGGTGCAGCAACTGCGCTCCAAGATCCAGAACGAGGTGCAGGACGCGGTGCAGCAGTCGCAGCGCGAGTACTACCTGCGCGAGCAGATGAAGGCCATCAGCAAGGAACTTGGTGAGGGCGACGACTCCAACAAACACATCACGGAGTTGCGCGAAAAGATCGAAGCCGCCGGCATGCCGGAGGATACGAAGAAGGAGGCTCTGAAGGAGCTGAATCGTCTTCAGCGTATGAACCCTGCGCAGCCGGATTACGGCATGGCGCGGACCTATATCGAGTGGCTTGCAGCGTTGCCGTGGGCAAAATCCAGCGGTAAGGAAGTCGACATCAAGGAGGCTTCGGACTTCCTCGACGAAGACCACTACGGTCTGCAGAAGGTGAAGGACCGCATCCTCGACTACCTGTCTGTCCGTCGCCTCAAGCCGGATATGAAGGGGCCGATCCTATGTTTCGTTGGACCTCCTGGTGTGGGTAAAACTTCGCTGGGTAAGAGCATCGCACGCGCTCTTGGCCGCAAGTTTGCGCGCATCTCGCTGGGGGGCATGCATGATGAGGCGGAGATCCGTGGACATCGTCGCACGTACATCGGCGCGATGCCCGGGCAGATCATCCAGAACTTGAAGCGTGTGGAGACGAACGATCCTGTCTTCATGCTGGACGAGATCGACAAACTGGGCCGCGACTTCCGTGGCGACCCTGCATCGGCCCTGCTGGAGACGCTGGATCCTGCGCAGAACGGCACGTTCCGCGATAACTACCTGGATCAGCCGTTCGATCTGTCGAAGGTGCTCTTCATCTGCACAGCGAACCAGCTTGATCCGATTCCCGCGCCGCTACTGGACCGCATGGAGATCATCGAACTGACGGGTTACACCGAAGAAGAGAAGGTCAACATCGCGGAGCGGTATCTTGTGCCGCGGCAGATTCGTGAAAACGGCATCGAGCCTGTCACAGCGCCGAAGGATGAAGCGAAGCATAAGGAGGGTGGCGTCCCGGAATCGCAGTTGCCGGAGCCCGTTGCGGGCGAGCCGCGGATCATCTTCCCGAAGGAGTCACTGGGCATCATTGCCCGGCACTACACGCGGGAAGCCGGTGTGCGCAAGCTCGAGCAGTTGATCGGTACGGTCTGCCGCAAGCAGGCCCGCCGCATCGCGGAAGGTAGCACGGAACCGTTGATCGTGACCGACGAGATCATTCACCAGTTCCTTGGTGGTTACAAGGTCCGGGTGGATACAGAGATCGCGGAGCGCACAAAGCGCAGCGGTGTTGCCGTGGGACTTGCATGGACTCCTGTTGGTGGTGACGTACTGTTCATCGAAGCCAATAAGATGAAGGGCAAAGGGAAGCTCGATCGCACGGGACAGCTGGGCGACGTGATGAAGGAGAGCGTGCACGCGGCGTACACATGGATTCGATCGAATGCGGAGATGCTCGGCATTGACGAGAAGGTCTTCGAGGAGCTCGACATCCACGTGCATGTTCCGGCAGGCGCCATTCCGAAGGATGGACCTTCGGCGGGTGTGACAATGGCGACAGCTCTCGTGAGCCTCCTCACCGACAGGCCCGTCCGGCCTTTGCTGGCGATGACCGGTGAGATCACGCTGAGCGGCAATGTGCTGCCGGTCGGCGGTATCAAGGAGAAGTTTCTTGCCGCCAAGCGCGCCGGTGTAAAGGACGTGATTCTGCCGATCGATGTGAAGGCGAACGTGGACGAGGACCTCACGGCCGACCAGATCGAGGGCATTACGATCCACTACGCTTCGCGCATCGAGGACGTACTTGCCGTCGCCCTTCCGCACACGCTGAAGGACGCGGCACAGGACGAGCAGCTTCGTGAGGAACTGATCACAACCGCCGCATAA
- a CDS encoding BON domain-containing protein gives MLAALAVSTVIPVLPLRAQDKVPDAQIQAEVQKSLDNKRFTAVHAVVKNGIVTLTGNVDVYATKEDAEHKIHHKKGVLAVRNMITVPAGELPDTDLRDKLAEKLAYDRVGYGTTAFNSFTIGVQNGVVTLGGVAYGPYDKDSAISLVEHYPGVRDVIDNIEVAPLSPNDDRIRLEAARAIYGFPSLQRYAIDPAKPIRITVVNGNITLTGVVDTEADKDVANIRARGVSGAFSVTNNLQVAKPSEDK, from the coding sequence GTGCTTGCAGCGCTTGCGGTATCGACTGTAATTCCCGTGCTGCCGCTGCGCGCTCAGGACAAGGTGCCTGACGCACAGATCCAGGCTGAAGTGCAGAAGTCGCTGGACAACAAGCGCTTCACGGCCGTTCACGCTGTGGTCAAGAACGGCATTGTGACCCTCACTGGCAATGTCGATGTCTATGCGACCAAGGAAGACGCTGAGCATAAGATCCACCACAAAAAAGGCGTGCTTGCGGTTCGCAATATGATCACCGTTCCGGCGGGTGAGTTGCCGGATACGGATCTGCGCGACAAGTTGGCGGAGAAACTGGCCTACGACCGCGTGGGCTACGGCACCACCGCATTCAATAGCTTCACCATTGGTGTACAGAACGGCGTGGTCACGCTGGGCGGCGTGGCCTATGGCCCCTATGACAAGGATTCCGCGATCTCGCTGGTTGAACACTATCCCGGCGTGCGGGATGTCATCGACAATATTGAGGTCGCGCCTCTGTCTCCGAACGACGATCGCATTCGCCTGGAAGCAGCACGAGCCATCTACGGCTTCCCGTCGCTGCAGCGCTATGCGATTGACCCGGCGAAGCCCATCCGGATCACGGTTGTCAACGGCAACATCACGCTGACCGGAGTGGTGGATACCGAAGCTGACAAGGACGTTGCCAACATTCGCGCCCGCGGCGTGAGCGGCGCTTTCAGCGTCACAAACAATCTCCAGGTCGCGAAGCCGAGCGAAGACAAATAG
- a CDS encoding MoaD/ThiS family protein, which produces MLELMRVNVLCFGVLREAIGVSEIVEVPDLTTVADLLVYFQERSREDLQAIWSRIAVAVNREYVPREHVLLDDDEVALLPPVSGGSQRLS; this is translated from the coding sequence ATGCTGGAACTTATGCGGGTGAACGTGCTTTGTTTCGGGGTCTTGCGTGAGGCCATCGGCGTTTCAGAGATCGTCGAAGTTCCTGACTTGACGACTGTCGCAGATCTGCTGGTGTACTTCCAGGAACGCTCGCGGGAGGATCTTCAGGCGATTTGGTCGCGCATCGCGGTTGCCGTCAACCGGGAGTACGTTCCGCGTGAGCATGTTCTGCTGGACGACGACGAAGTGGCGCTGCTACCACCTGTGAGTGGTGGATCTCAGCGGTTATCCTGA
- a CDS encoding lmo0937 family membrane protein — translation MLWTITVILLVLWLVGLVSGTTLGGWIHILIVLAIISLIFNLISGRRAL, via the coding sequence ATGCTTTGGACTATTACCGTCATCCTGCTGGTGTTGTGGCTTGTTGGTCTCGTAAGTGGAACCACCCTGGGTGGTTGGATTCACATCCTGATCGTGCTTGCCATCATCTCGCTGATCTTTAACCTGATCAGCGGCCGCCGCGCACTTTGA
- a CDS encoding CsbD family protein: protein MDSDQIKGKLQNAFGKVEETVGKAVGSNDLQNAGAEDRLKGGAKETWGNAKDTAREVRDTAKTDAAVHADHATAEGESLRSRIVNGAENLKDSINAKLDNAKTNEEYKREEIRRTA from the coding sequence ATGGATAGCGATCAGATCAAAGGCAAACTTCAGAATGCATTCGGCAAAGTAGAAGAGACCGTGGGCAAGGCAGTGGGCAGCAATGATCTGCAGAATGCTGGCGCTGAGGACCGGCTGAAGGGCGGCGCAAAAGAAACGTGGGGCAATGCGAAGGATACGGCTCGTGAAGTGCGCGATACCGCAAAGACTGACGCCGCGGTGCATGCCGATCACGCCACCGCTGAAGGTGAGTCTCTGCGGAGCCGCATCGTAAATGGTGCGGAGAATCTCAAAGACTCGATCAATGCAAAGCTGGACAACGCAAAGACCAACGAAGAGTACAAACGCGAAGAGATTCGACGCACTGCATAG
- a CDS encoding DUF6321 domain-containing protein → MAVKKAASKSMPKSGRNPKGGLTAGGRAYYAKTEGSHLKAGVTGAADTPEKMHRKGSFLTRMFTNPRGPMLNAKGEPTRLALSAHAWGEPVPKTMSAAHKLAAKGHTLLSKYHAAQEKAAKKSPGKQSAKKAAKKVAANRPPTNR, encoded by the coding sequence ATGGCCGTCAAGAAAGCTGCGAGTAAGTCCATGCCAAAGTCAGGCCGCAATCCGAAGGGTGGCCTCACGGCTGGGGGTCGTGCGTACTATGCGAAGACTGAGGGATCACATCTGAAGGCAGGTGTGACCGGCGCCGCCGACACACCGGAGAAGATGCACCGCAAGGGGTCGTTTCTGACGCGGATGTTCACCAATCCTCGCGGACCGATGTTGAATGCCAAGGGCGAACCGACACGTCTTGCGCTCAGCGCCCACGCATGGGGTGAGCCGGTGCCGAAGACCATGAGTGCCGCGCACAAGCTCGCGGCAAAAGGCCATACTCTGCTCTCGAAATACCATGCTGCTCAAGAGAAGGCCGCGAAGAAGTCGCCGGGCAAGCAGAGCGCGAAGAAAGCTGCAAAGAAGGTAGCTGCGAATCGGCCGCCAACCAATCGGTGA
- a CDS encoding UbiA-like polyprenyltransferase: MAAFLSNTLRNTRITLEMIKWEHSVFALPFALTGVVLAAGGWPRWQTLSLVVVCMVSLRTAAMAFNRLVDAEIDSINPRTATRAIPAGLLTKSFVAAFTLISIGIFVVAAADLNHLTLLLSPIAIAVVLSYSYMKRITRWSHLVLGLALGIAPSAAWIAVRGSLDPRIIVLTGAVLLWVAGFDVLYACQDFDHDRANGLNSVPQAFGLQGAFLLARTMHVVMLCLLVWLVALFHLGPIAFAGAAIVAMLLLYEHSLISPTDLRRMNAAFFTLNGVISVVFFCAVAAAVMLHARDLSVVPVR, translated from the coding sequence ATGGCCGCTTTTCTTTCCAACACGCTTCGCAACACGCGCATCACGCTTGAGATGATCAAGTGGGAGCACTCCGTCTTTGCGCTGCCCTTCGCTCTCACTGGTGTCGTGCTCGCTGCGGGCGGGTGGCCTCGATGGCAGACACTGTCGCTGGTCGTAGTTTGCATGGTCTCGCTGCGAACGGCGGCGATGGCCTTTAATCGGCTGGTGGATGCGGAGATCGACAGTATCAACCCGCGTACGGCGACCCGCGCCATTCCTGCGGGCCTGCTGACCAAGAGCTTTGTTGCTGCGTTTACGTTGATCTCCATCGGCATCTTTGTGGTGGCCGCTGCAGACTTAAATCACCTGACGCTGTTACTGAGCCCCATCGCCATCGCCGTTGTTCTGTCCTATAGCTACATGAAACGCATCACGCGCTGGTCGCACCTGGTGCTTGGGCTGGCGCTTGGCATTGCACCTTCGGCCGCCTGGATCGCCGTGCGCGGTAGCCTGGATCCTCGCATCATCGTACTCACCGGTGCCGTGCTGCTGTGGGTGGCGGGCTTCGATGTCCTCTATGCGTGCCAGGACTTCGACCACGATCGCGCGAATGGACTCAATTCCGTCCCGCAGGCCTTCGGTCTCCAGGGAGCATTTCTCCTGGCGCGAACGATGCATGTGGTGATGCTTTGCCTGCTGGTGTGGCTGGTCGCGCTCTTTCATCTCGGACCGATCGCCTTCGCCGGTGCTGCGATCGTTGCCATGCTGCTGCTGTATGAGCATAGCTTGATCTCACCCACAGATCTGCGGCGCATGAACGCTGCGTTCTTCACGCTCAATGGTGTGATTTCCGTGGTCTTTTTCTGTGCCGTCGCGGCGGCAGTAATGCTCCATGCGCGCGACTTGTCCGTTGTACCTGTGCGATAA